The following coding sequences are from one Prosthecobacter vanneervenii window:
- a CDS encoding type II secretion system protein, translated as MNTQQVRCSRAFSNPEYLVALTILAILASVAMTLISRCHRQSQLRESPVRVHDAEKKQH; from the coding sequence ATGAATACGCAACAAGTGCGGTGTTCGCGGGCCTTTTCCAATCCGGAGTATCTGGTGGCGCTGACCATCCTCGCGATTCTGGCGAGCGTGGCCATGACTCTCATCAGCAGGTGCCACCGGCAGAGCCAGCTCAGAGAGAGTCCTGTGCGTGTGCATGATGCGGAGAAAAAGCAGCATTGA
- a CDS encoding fatty acid desaturase CarF family protein, whose protein sequence is MKDLILLSLQAAGVVLAADFAAGLVHWFEDAYVREDTPWLGRWLGRPNIVHHHLPRHMTHNTWWESNKELVMTMGMLIIAAAWLGCLTWHVWLFALVGGNANEVHKWAHRTRKENGRVISWLQDVRILQTPQHHAVHHTNPKDVHYCPVTNVLNPVLDAVRFWEGLEWLLKHTVGLKRQPDTSVPGQGAAPAWIVEMRRAG, encoded by the coding sequence ATGAAAGACCTTATCTTACTCTCTCTACAAGCAGCAGGTGTGGTGCTGGCGGCGGATTTTGCGGCGGGGCTGGTTCATTGGTTTGAGGACGCGTATGTGCGGGAGGACACGCCGTGGCTGGGGCGGTGGCTGGGCAGGCCGAACATTGTGCATCATCACCTGCCACGGCACATGACGCACAACACGTGGTGGGAGAGCAACAAGGAGCTGGTGATGACGATGGGGATGCTCATCATCGCGGCGGCGTGGCTGGGCTGCCTGACGTGGCATGTGTGGCTGTTTGCGCTGGTGGGCGGGAATGCGAACGAGGTGCACAAGTGGGCGCACCGCACGCGGAAGGAGAACGGGCGGGTGATTTCATGGCTGCAGGATGTGCGCATACTTCAGACGCCGCAGCATCATGCGGTGCATCACACCAACCCGAAGGATGTGCATTACTGCCCGGTAACGAATGTGCTGAATCCGGTGCTGGATGCGGTGCGCTTCTGGGAAGGTCTGGAGTGGCTTCTGAAGCACACGGTGGGGCTGAAGCGGCAGCCGGACACGTCAGTGCCCGGCCAGGGAGCAGCGCCGGCGTGGATCGTGGAGATGCGGCGGGCGGGGTGA
- a CDS encoding prepilin-type N-terminal cleavage/methylation domain-containing protein, translating into MKTHRKHASRAFTLIELLITITIIAVLASLTAVGVTQITEQANRVKVRAAIMDLRNGIDHFQTDYGRYPTDSNVSGANGEDAPELLTDGNNALVDTLMGIPPSSSGTMDMNPKRVQYATFPPANNGRHGLVGAARPFKLADLYGQPYHILLDTNGDNQVKNPDISNSDPRISANQPAHLPLKIAVYSNGKDQQPRTSDDITSWRPK; encoded by the coding sequence ATGAAAACGCACCGTAAGCATGCTTCGAGAGCGTTCACCCTGATCGAACTGCTCATCACGATCACCATCATCGCGGTTCTCGCCAGCCTGACGGCGGTGGGAGTCACCCAAATCACCGAACAAGCCAATCGTGTGAAAGTGCGAGCGGCCATCATGGATCTGAGGAACGGCATTGACCACTTCCAGACTGACTATGGGCGCTATCCCACCGACTCCAACGTCAGTGGCGCCAATGGGGAAGACGCGCCCGAACTGCTCACGGATGGAAACAATGCCCTGGTGGACACGCTCATGGGAATTCCACCTTCTTCGAGCGGGACGATGGACATGAACCCCAAGCGCGTCCAATACGCCACCTTTCCGCCAGCGAACAATGGCCGCCATGGGCTGGTGGGTGCGGCACGCCCCTTCAAGCTGGCGGACCTGTACGGCCAGCCCTACCACATCCTGCTGGATACGAACGGTGACAACCAGGTGAAGAATCCCGACATCAGCAACAGCGATCCCAGGATCTCGGCCAACCAGCCGGCGCATCTGCCGCTGAAGATCGCTGTTTATAGCAACGGCAAAGATCAGCAGCCGCGCACGAGCGATGACATCACGTCGTGGCGGCCGAAATGA
- a CDS encoding DUF5685 family protein — protein MCCQKAASLYRAHFCGLGTSLHRHYGAWARWLVNRDSAFLTLLGSALAEAPPVLCRTTCCNAFATPRDLVADSPVLQYTAAVTVCGLSAKLDDDAQDERGWRRHAARVGSRALDRPIGDALGLLHAMRFPVQDVRGWMAGQADIEHSSASLHECARPTCAAYGEIVGHLAQVSGAPGAKPLLHQLGESLGFLIYAQDAWEDWARDKKRGQFNPLHAFPDLVGRRAALLPKLEQALASLRCAFDALPLRRHRDLLQTVLIAGAEARVVQVAGDTKKGTKHVQSPIEGTRRKRSCWDKCDGCHCGDCSDCCDCCRPGWTRGGSSMIDCNPCDGDGCGCCGCDC, from the coding sequence ATGTGCTGCCAGAAGGCAGCCTCTCTGTACCGCGCACACTTCTGCGGTCTGGGCACCAGTCTGCACCGTCACTATGGCGCGTGGGCGCGCTGGCTGGTGAACCGGGACAGTGCTTTTCTGACGCTGCTGGGTTCCGCCCTGGCGGAAGCACCGCCGGTGCTGTGCCGGACGACGTGTTGCAATGCATTTGCCACGCCGCGTGATCTCGTGGCGGACAGCCCGGTGCTGCAATACACCGCCGCTGTGACTGTCTGCGGCCTGAGCGCGAAGCTGGATGACGATGCGCAGGATGAGCGGGGGTGGCGACGCCATGCGGCGCGTGTGGGATCGAGAGCGCTCGACAGGCCCATCGGCGACGCGCTGGGTCTGCTGCATGCGATGCGTTTTCCGGTGCAAGACGTTCGCGGCTGGATGGCCGGACAGGCTGACATTGAGCATTCATCGGCCAGCCTCCATGAATGCGCCAGGCCGACGTGTGCGGCGTATGGTGAGATCGTGGGGCACCTGGCGCAGGTGTCGGGTGCACCGGGTGCGAAACCGCTGCTGCATCAACTCGGTGAGAGCCTGGGTTTTCTCATCTACGCGCAGGATGCCTGGGAGGATTGGGCGCGGGACAAGAAGCGTGGACAGTTCAATCCGCTGCATGCCTTTCCTGATCTCGTGGGGCGGCGGGCGGCGTTACTGCCTAAGCTTGAGCAGGCACTGGCCAGCCTGCGGTGTGCGTTTGATGCCCTGCCGCTGCGGCGACATCGCGACCTGCTGCAGACGGTGCTGATCGCTGGTGCGGAAGCGCGGGTGGTGCAGGTGGCGGGAGACACGAAGAAAGGCACGAAGCATGTGCAGTCACCCATTGAAGGCACCCGGCGGAAACGCTCGTGCTGGGACAAATGCGATGGGTGCCACTGCGGCGATTGCAGTGACTGCTGTGACTGCTGCCGCCCCGGATGGACCAGAGGCGGGAGTTCCATGATCGACTGCAATCCCTGCGACGGCGACGGATGTGGATGCTGCGGGTGTGACTGCTAG